In the genome of Candoia aspera isolate rCanAsp1 chromosome 1, rCanAsp1.hap2, whole genome shotgun sequence, one region contains:
- the NDUFAF4 gene encoding NADH dehydrogenase [ubiquinone] 1 alpha subcomplex assembly factor 4 — MGARVTRVFSKFNVENRAYREISKKKPKLAPRHPAAIPATPAWPTSFQEEVKQKDEQLLTFLKEVYVDSSDPVLQRKKKGRNHLYKKEDCRPIIDGHFNYLDIQTVPKGKILIEEALTLLSNHQRSPETWTAEKIAKEYSLELKDVTNLLTFFIPFVMEFLPHKDNKTLDSK; from the exons ATGGGAGCCAGGGTGACCCGCGTGTTTAGCAAGTTTAATGTGGAGAATCGAGCGTACCGGGAAATCAGCAAAAAGAAACCCAAGCTTGCCCCGCGCCACCCCGCCGCAATCCCTGCCACGCCGGCTT GGCCTACCAGTTTCCAAGAAGAGGTAAAGCAAAAAGATGAACAACTTCTTACTTTCTTAAAGGAAGTCTATGTTGATTCCAGCGATCCAGTCTTGCAA agaaaaaaaaaaggaagaaatcaccTATATAAGAAGGAGGACTGCAGGCCAATAATAGATGGACATTTCAATTACCTGGACATTCAGACTGTTCCTAAAGGCAAAATCTTGATAGAGGAAGCCTTGACTCTTCTCAGCAACCATCAACGCTCTCCAGAGACGTGGACTGCCGAGAAAATAGCAAAGGAATATTCTTTAGAACTGAAGGATGTAACTAATCTTTTAACATTCTTCATCCCATTTGTTATGGAATTCCTTCCTCACAAAGACAATAAAACCCTGGACTCCAAATAA